The Methanobrevibacter sp. DNA window AGAATATAAAAATCCCATTGCACTTTGACTGAATAATGCAATGTATGGTGTTATCACAAGATTAAGAATTGACAAGACCACTAAATGATCAAAGATAAATGTTAAAATCAGCTCAATAACTGCGACAATCACCAAAATTATTATGGACAATAGGATTACTTTACCTACACCAATCATTTTCAGGTCTTTTGCAGCTGAAATAAAATTTAAAGATTTTATTAAACTATCAGTATGTGCTAATCTTGCTTCAGCTATAACCTGGAAGAATGAAAATACTAAAAATAAAAGTAAACCTGCGGCAAGGGTAATTGCTAATGAAACAAATAATGGAAATGATGCCTGAGTTATTGCATCCTCAGCAGTAATGCTTCCCATAAGAATAGGGGAAATCTGTACAGTTATTGCTTGAGCGATATTTATGAGGTTGCCGTAAACATTTGTAATCAATGCAATAAATATGACAATCAATGCAGGAACTATAAAGTAGAATATTGTGATAACGATTTTCTTTAAACCGAGACCCCAATTTCCCCACCATTTAAAATCAGGTATTTTATCCTGCAACTCAATTCCGGATTTAACACATTGAACAGATATCCTTTGGGTAATAATTCCGATTATTATTGCAATTGCAATATATGTTGCCCCAATCACGAAATTTGCAATGTTTATAATTCCAGATATAAATGTTACTACTCCTTCAACAGCAAATGCTCCAGCCAACACTGACATAATAGCATAAATTGATAATATCTCTAAGTTTTTTGATGGAAATACAACTGCTCTTTTTATTATTTCTGTTATGTCCATATTAACATCCACTGAATATTTATTCTTACTTTTTATAATTTAATTTCATGTTTTTATTTTATATGATTAAGTTATATCCGAATATAATAATCCGAGGGCTCTTTGAGAAACTAATACTACATATGGAGTTAGTATAATGTAAAGAACTGATACTAAAAACGGATAAAATATTAATGCGATTGTTAGAATAATCTCAATAATTGCAATGACGACAACAATTGCTAACACTAATAAAACTACTTTGCCCACACCAATTCTTGTTATGTCTTTAGCTGCTTCAAAAATATTTAAAGCTTGTCTAAAACTGCCAGTATTTGCCAATCTTGTTTCAGCCATTAAATAAAGGATTGAAAAGATTAAAAATACTACTAAAGCAACAGTAAGAGTAATGGCAAAAGAATTCAAGAAAGGAATTAATACTGGAGATATTGCATTGACTGCAATGTCTAGGGGCAAATCCATAATGTAAACATTGAATATCTGTAAGGCAAATTCATTTACAACATCCATGGCGTTACCAAAAAGATTTGTACCAAATCCTACAAGCATAACAATTAATGTTGGAGTTATGAAGTAAAGTATTAAAACAAGAACATTATCAAAACCGGTCATAAAATCTTCATACAATTCAAAGACGGGGACATTGTTGTCATGTTCAATTCCTGACTTAATAACCTTGATGTGATAACCGAAGATTAGGAATCCGATAAGTATGGAGATTATAATGTATATTCCTCCGGTCAAATAATTTTCAGCATCAATAATTCCATATGCATATGTAAAAATGCCTCCTAGGGCAAATCCTACCATAAGCACTGACAAAAGAAGATAAATTGCAAATCTCCCGGTATTCTTTGATGGAAATAGAAAAGCATCCTTGATTATTTCTCTAATATTCATGTTAATTGTCCTCTTTAATATTATATATGAGCAACTCTTTGTAATTCAACATACTGCATTATGTCTTGACCCAATTATAAAAAGTCATATGTGTTTATTATATGAATTAAAGATATAAATAGTTTAGTTAAAGTTTGTTTTAAAAAATAGATAAAATGTAATGACTCAAAGAGCTTTTTTGCACTATTGGGTTATATGCGAATATTTTTTAGCATAACCTTCGATTTGACAATAATATATATATCATTTTAAAAACTAAATTATATTCATGAGAAAGTTTTTGAAGGTTTCATTAAAATTCCAATGGAAAACTATATTGTTTATTTTCGCTTTGATAATCATTCAGACATTCTTTCAAATGGAAATAATTGATTTGTTCAGTGCAGCTTTGACTGGAGTTAAAGAACAGAACATCGATTTGCTTATCAAATCAGGATCATACATGTTAATGTATACAGTCATTTCAATGATTGCCATTTATATCATTTCCTTTCTCTCAACAAAAGTGGCTTCAAATGCCGCATATACTGTCCGTGAAAAAATATTTCATATACTTATGAACCTGCCTAGTGAAGAACTCGCACAATTTAAAATTTCAGGACTGGTTACACGGTCAACCAGGGGAATGTCCTCAGAACAGGGTTTTATCGTGATGATACTCACACAGTTAATGCTGATTCCGGTTACATTCATAGCAATTGTATATGAAATAGCATTGATTGACGGAACTTATGCACTATTTTTCTTAGGATTTGTTGGTGTTCTTGCAGGGATTCTAATTTGGAGAATGAAACAGATTGTAGAAATATTTTTCAGAGCCAAAAAGACATACGGAAAACTGAACCTGTTGTTTTTATCCAAAATCAGTGATATAGCTAACAGAGTTTCATTCAATAAACAGGAGTATGAAGCTGAATTTGAAAAGGCATGTGAGAATTCCTATGACAAGAATGTTACCTATACCTTAAGCCAATATTACCTTGGCCCTGTATTATTATGGGGGTTATATGTCATTGTTTTAGTTACATTTGCAATGGTCAATTCCGGATACACAATAGGCTTTGAAACCGACAGTGTTGTGGATTCATTTATTATTCTGATATATGTTGCCTACTTCGTCAGCACCTTGGCGGTTCTTCCGGCATTGATTGACAGGTGGCCACGTGCATATGCCACTTCTGTGCGTTTGGAGGAAGTTTTGAACCTGGAAGATAAAACAATAAAATCCAAAAACACAGATAATCCAAAAAGAATAGAAATTGTAGAGGAAGATGTGTCCTGGCAGAATAAGGGCATATGGGATGAAAGAAAAGAAATCTCTCAAAAATTCACTCTAATATTAAATGATGACAGGGTCAAAGTAATAATATCAATGATTTTGCTTACTATATCCACATTGTGCATGGTTTATGCCCCTAAAGTTGCAGGAAAGACCGTTAATTTATTGAGTTCCAATGTGAATTCCTCTAATGATGTTGCAATCTACATTAACTTGGCCTTGTTGATGGTATTGTATTCTGCAGGGTATCTGTTAAAATTAACTCCAAAGAGAATTATGGGCATTACTGGTGAAAAAGTGGCTTATAATTTAAGGATGAAACTATTTGACAAGATTGATGCTGTTGGATCAGGTTTCATTCAGGAAAACTCAAAGGGTCTCATCATGTCCAGATTAAACAATGATGTGATGAACATCAGGGAGTTTGTTTCTTCAAAAATTTCTGAAATCTATGCGCAAATCCTGTCTATAGTCCTTGTAATTGTATTGATGATGATGACGGACTTCAGATTGAGTTTAATTTATCTGGTGATAGTGCCGATTTATATAATTTCCTTTTCCTTATGCGATTATAAATCCAAAGCCCATTATGATGGTCATCAAAAACATTTGGGTAGACTGATGAGCTATTTTGAAAGGGGACTCACAAATCGTGATTCATTCCATGAAAAAGGATTTAAAAAAATCAACCAAACGGTAATTGACTATTATGCCAAATCCAGAAACGTTACCAATATTATGGAGCCTGTTACAACCCTTTTAACAAATGTAAGTAACATAACCGTTTATATGGCAGGCGTTTACTTTTTATCAGTTGGTGAAATACAACTGGGAACCCTATTGGCAGTAATCATGTATGGACAGTTATTGACCAAACCTATTAAAAGTTTAAGCACCTCTATGGCATCTATTGAAACTGCATATTCAAGCATCAAAAGGATATTTGCGATTATTGACTATCAAAAAGAGGAATGATTCATACGGTTAGTGTAAAAAGGTAAGTTATATACCTTTATTTATTTTTTTTCAGGTTGCTCTAAAACTTTAATAGGAAAAACTTTATACTTTTTAATAATTGATGTAAATGATTTAGTTGAAAATCCACAGCAATATTGGATAAGATTTGTGCATTCCTCTATATTCACTTGTTTTTCAAGTTTAAATGTAAAAATTGAAGTCTT harbors:
- a CDS encoding DUF4013 domain-containing protein, yielding MDITEIIKRAVVFPSKNLEILSIYAIMSVLAGAFAVEGVVTFISGIINIANFVIGATYIAIAIIIGIITQRISVQCVKSGIELQDKIPDFKWWGNWGLGLKKIVITIFYFIVPALIVIFIALITNVYGNLINIAQAITVQISPILMGSITAEDAITQASFPLFVSLAITLAAGLLLFLVFSFFQVIAEARLAHTDSLIKSLNFISAAKDLKMIGVGKVILLSIIILVIVAVIELILTFIFDHLVVLSILNLVITPYIALFSQSAMGFLYSDIV
- a CDS encoding DUF4013 domain-containing protein; this encodes MNIREIIKDAFLFPSKNTGRFAIYLLLSVLMVGFALGGIFTYAYGIIDAENYLTGGIYIIISILIGFLIFGYHIKVIKSGIEHDNNVPVFELYEDFMTGFDNVLVLILYFITPTLIVMLVGFGTNLFGNAMDVVNEFALQIFNVYIMDLPLDIAVNAISPVLIPFLNSFAITLTVALVVFLIFSILYLMAETRLANTGSFRQALNIFEAAKDITRIGVGKVVLLVLAIVVVIAIIEIILTIALIFYPFLVSVLYIILTPYVVLVSQRALGLLYSDIT
- a CDS encoding ABC transporter transmembrane domain-containing protein yields the protein MRKFLKVSLKFQWKTILFIFALIIIQTFFQMEIIDLFSAALTGVKEQNIDLLIKSGSYMLMYTVISMIAIYIISFLSTKVASNAAYTVREKIFHILMNLPSEELAQFKISGLVTRSTRGMSSEQGFIVMILTQLMLIPVTFIAIVYEIALIDGTYALFFLGFVGVLAGILIWRMKQIVEIFFRAKKTYGKLNLLFLSKISDIANRVSFNKQEYEAEFEKACENSYDKNVTYTLSQYYLGPVLLWGLYVIVLVTFAMVNSGYTIGFETDSVVDSFIILIYVAYFVSTLAVLPALIDRWPRAYATSVRLEEVLNLEDKTIKSKNTDNPKRIEIVEEDVSWQNKGIWDERKEISQKFTLILNDDRVKVIISMILLTISTLCMVYAPKVAGKTVNLLSSNVNSSNDVAIYINLALLMVLYSAGYLLKLTPKRIMGITGEKVAYNLRMKLFDKIDAVGSGFIQENSKGLIMSRLNNDVMNIREFVSSKISEIYAQILSIVLVIVLMMMTDFRLSLIYLVIVPIYIISFSLCDYKSKAHYDGHQKHLGRLMSYFERGLTNRDSFHEKGFKKINQTVIDYYAKSRNVTNIMEPVTTLLTNVSNITVYMAGVYFLSVGEIQLGTLLAVIMYGQLLTKPIKSLSTSMASIETAYSSIKRIFAIIDYQKEE